A single genomic interval of Lucilia cuprina isolate Lc7/37 chromosome 2, ASM2204524v1, whole genome shotgun sequence harbors:
- the LOC111679056 gene encoding zinc finger protein 182-like isoform X1, producing METLPLSEYQKICRICLKNDILVSIYSPTFLIRPIEMLEKLQILKVHTYLPLDDTLPTLLCQSCLYRLLDAYNLQQLAEASERRLREYFGLPTTSSATSNLNCNEMPPNSDLIKPDTDCSSVSMYANICDMFDRHDVTNDMVEVVGGTDDVELLNDVEIDVSSLTRSEAGDTSLSDVFMTTKTKLSFGSHLLAKNLENFKPDFPISTFTHVKSDRKRVNVKKSQRISKKYLNKTLKPSDKCLECGKVFHYKGYLEIHMRVHTGERPFKCELCSRQFITSNKLLLHQRTHSRHNNNNNDNSNKNYINNTLTISATSPLSSSSLSATSALTTIKRFQCEICSAFFTTSSNLKSHKFTHTDQRVYQCKHCLMAFKSPRDLKRHEPSHKTIKDIHCTICEKSFTKRASLNAHMITVHRRIRKHKCTECDKIFGKRSNLINHMRIHSGEKPFECHSCSWKFAQSSALKRHMKKHAKNTITAQQETT from the exons atgGAAACTTTACCATTATCtgaatatcaaaaaatatgtagaatttgtttaaaaaatgataTACTCGTATCCATTTATAGTCCGACTTTTTTAATACGGCCAATTGAAATGCtggaaaaattgcaaattttaaaggtacatacatat CTGCCCCTAGATGACACATTACCCACGTTGTTGTGTCAATCTTGTTTATATCGTCTCTTGGATGCCTATAACTTGCAGCAATTGGCAGAAGCTTCCGAAAGACGTTTAAGGGAGTACTTTGGTCTACCAACTACGTCTTCAGCAACAAG CAACTTAAATTGCAATGAAATGCCACCAAACTCGGATTTAATTAAACCTGATACAGATTGTTCCTCCGTTTCCATGTACGCTAACATCTGTGATATGTTCGATCGTCATGATGTAACAAATGATATGGTTGAAGTAGTTGGTGGAACAGATGATGTTGAACTTTTAAACGATGTCGAAATTGATGTCAGTAGTTTGACAAGATCTGAGGCTGGAGACACCTCTCTCAGTGATGTTTTTATGACTACAAAGACGAAATTATCATTTGGTTCGCATTTGCTGgccaaaaatttagaaaattttaaaccagATTTTCCAATTTCGACATTTACTCATGTTAAGTCCGATAGAAAACGTGTCAACGTTAAAAAATCACAAAGAATATCGAAGAAGTATTTGAACAAAACGTTAAAGCCGTCCGATAAATGCTTAGAATGTGGCAAAGTTTTTCACTACAAAGGATATTTAGAAATACATATGCGTGTTCATACTGGAGAAAGACCGTTTAAATGTGAG TTGTGCTCTCGTCAATTTATCACatctaataaacttttattacatCAACGTACACATAGccgccacaacaacaacaacaacgataacagtaataaaaattatattaacaacACATTAACAATATCAGCAACGTcaccattatcatcatcatcattatcggCGACATCAGCATTAACAACAATCAAACGCTTTCAGTGTGAAATTTGTTCGGCATTTTTTACAACATCGAGTAATTTAAAATCACATAAATTCACGCATACCGATCAGAGAGTATATCAATGTAAACACTGTTTAATGGCATTCAAATCACCAAGAGATTTAAAACGTCACGAGCCGTCACATAAAACAATTAAAGATATACACTGTACGATCTGTGAGAAATCATTTACGAAACGTGCATCACTTAATGCTCATATGATTACAGTACATCGACGAATACGTAAACATAAATGTACAGAGTGTGATAAGATTTTTGGCAAAAGATCAAATCTAATAAATCACATGAG AATACACAGTGGAGAAAAACCATTTGAATGTCACTCTTGTTCATGGAAATTTGCACAGTCATCAGCGTTAAAAAGACATATGAAAAAGCATGCAAAAAA TACAATTACAGCCCAACAAGAAACAACCTAA
- the LOC111679056 gene encoding zinc finger protein 182-like isoform X2, with protein METLPLSEYQKICRICLKNDILVSIYSPTFLIRPIEMLEKLQILKLPLDDTLPTLLCQSCLYRLLDAYNLQQLAEASERRLREYFGLPTTSSATSNLNCNEMPPNSDLIKPDTDCSSVSMYANICDMFDRHDVTNDMVEVVGGTDDVELLNDVEIDVSSLTRSEAGDTSLSDVFMTTKTKLSFGSHLLAKNLENFKPDFPISTFTHVKSDRKRVNVKKSQRISKKYLNKTLKPSDKCLECGKVFHYKGYLEIHMRVHTGERPFKCELCSRQFITSNKLLLHQRTHSRHNNNNNDNSNKNYINNTLTISATSPLSSSSLSATSALTTIKRFQCEICSAFFTTSSNLKSHKFTHTDQRVYQCKHCLMAFKSPRDLKRHEPSHKTIKDIHCTICEKSFTKRASLNAHMITVHRRIRKHKCTECDKIFGKRSNLINHMRIHSGEKPFECHSCSWKFAQSSALKRHMKKHAKNTITAQQETT; from the exons atgGAAACTTTACCATTATCtgaatatcaaaaaatatgtagaatttgtttaaaaaatgataTACTCGTATCCATTTATAGTCCGACTTTTTTAATACGGCCAATTGAAATGCtggaaaaattgcaaattttaaag CTGCCCCTAGATGACACATTACCCACGTTGTTGTGTCAATCTTGTTTATATCGTCTCTTGGATGCCTATAACTTGCAGCAATTGGCAGAAGCTTCCGAAAGACGTTTAAGGGAGTACTTTGGTCTACCAACTACGTCTTCAGCAACAAG CAACTTAAATTGCAATGAAATGCCACCAAACTCGGATTTAATTAAACCTGATACAGATTGTTCCTCCGTTTCCATGTACGCTAACATCTGTGATATGTTCGATCGTCATGATGTAACAAATGATATGGTTGAAGTAGTTGGTGGAACAGATGATGTTGAACTTTTAAACGATGTCGAAATTGATGTCAGTAGTTTGACAAGATCTGAGGCTGGAGACACCTCTCTCAGTGATGTTTTTATGACTACAAAGACGAAATTATCATTTGGTTCGCATTTGCTGgccaaaaatttagaaaattttaaaccagATTTTCCAATTTCGACATTTACTCATGTTAAGTCCGATAGAAAACGTGTCAACGTTAAAAAATCACAAAGAATATCGAAGAAGTATTTGAACAAAACGTTAAAGCCGTCCGATAAATGCTTAGAATGTGGCAAAGTTTTTCACTACAAAGGATATTTAGAAATACATATGCGTGTTCATACTGGAGAAAGACCGTTTAAATGTGAG TTGTGCTCTCGTCAATTTATCACatctaataaacttttattacatCAACGTACACATAGccgccacaacaacaacaacaacgataacagtaataaaaattatattaacaacACATTAACAATATCAGCAACGTcaccattatcatcatcatcattatcggCGACATCAGCATTAACAACAATCAAACGCTTTCAGTGTGAAATTTGTTCGGCATTTTTTACAACATCGAGTAATTTAAAATCACATAAATTCACGCATACCGATCAGAGAGTATATCAATGTAAACACTGTTTAATGGCATTCAAATCACCAAGAGATTTAAAACGTCACGAGCCGTCACATAAAACAATTAAAGATATACACTGTACGATCTGTGAGAAATCATTTACGAAACGTGCATCACTTAATGCTCATATGATTACAGTACATCGACGAATACGTAAACATAAATGTACAGAGTGTGATAAGATTTTTGGCAAAAGATCAAATCTAATAAATCACATGAG AATACACAGTGGAGAAAAACCATTTGAATGTCACTCTTGTTCATGGAAATTTGCACAGTCATCAGCGTTAAAAAGACATATGAAAAAGCATGCAAAAAA TACAATTACAGCCCAACAAGAAACAACCTAA
- the LOC111679062 gene encoding thiamine transporter 1 — protein sequence MQTWLRISLLLCTFGFFREMRPSEPFVVEYLTGPDRNITSEELNREIYPFGTYSVLVQLILVFLVTDILRYKPIIILSACAGIVLFAILLWTHTVWELIIGQIFYGTFMASEVAYYTYIYAKVEKSRYQIVSGHTRSAILCGKFLGGVFAQVLVSTESLNYRGLHYISFASQIVSLIIALALPPVQQSIYFYKAEDDDNTAERVNTSNDPTTLALENGNTELALEKKASSTTETPTTIAKPKFSWRNASRLLLQHTVSAYSNRTVLKWSIWWSLATCGQLQVISYAQILWKDIDENHESFYNGGVEATVTLLGAAAAMAAGLMNGVRHKKWHMWILTICSILMGAFLIISAVTNLLWVAYVMYVIFGVFYFFVITIASAIVAQNLSDDSFGLIFGINTLVALVLQTILTLVVVTDSLGFGLDPRNQYIVYGFYFVALAIVYALAVVVGQIVKCFRKSDEISVKSTQ from the exons ATGCAGACATGGTTACGTATATCCCTTTTACTATGCACTTTTGGCTTCTTTCGTGAAATGCGCCCTTCCGAACCATTTGTTGTTGAATATCTAACCGGTCCGGATCGTAATATCACAAGTGAAGAATTAAACCGTGAAATTTATCCTTTCGGTACATATTCGGTATTGGTACaattgattttagtttttttagttaCCGATATCTTGCGTTATAAACCCATCATTATACTTTCGGCCTGTGCTGGCATAGTGTTATTCGCTATATTATTATGGACTCATACAGTATGGGAGCTAATCATTGGACAAATCTTCTATGGTACTTTTATGGCTAGTGAGGTGGCTTACTACACCTATATCTATGCTAAGGTGGAAAAATCCCGTTATCAAATTGTTTCCGGTCATACACGTTCggcaatattgtgtggcaaatTTTTGGGTGGTGTTTTTGCTCAGGTGTTGGTGTCAACCGAAAGTTTAAATTACCGTGGTTTGCATTATATATCGTTTGCTTCACAAATCGTTTCATTGATTATTGCACTTGCATTACCGCCCGTCCAGCAAagtatttatttctataaagcTGAAGACGACGATAATACCGCAGAAAGGGTCAATACTAGTAATGATCCTACTACATTGGCTTTGGAAAATGGTAACACTGAACTGGCATTAGAGAAAAAAG CTTCGTCTACAACCGAAACTCCCACTACTATTGCTAAGCCTAAATTTTCATGGAGAAATGCATCCCGCTTACTTCTGCAACACACTGTCAGTGCGTATTCCAATCGTACAGTCCTAAAATGGAGCATTTGGTGGTCTTTAGCAACATGTGGTCAATTACAAGTTATTTCCTACGCACAAATCCTATGGAAAGATATAGATGAAAATCatgaaagtttttataatgGTGGAGTTGAAGCTACAGTCACTCTATTGGGAGCTGCCGCAGCAATGGCAGCCGGTCTGATGAATGGTGTACGACACAAAAAATGGCATATGTGGATTTTAACCATATGCTCCATATTAATGGGTGCTTTTCTAATAATATCAGCCGTAACGAATCTACTTTGGGTAGCCTATGTTATGTATGTTATATTTGGcgtgttttatttctttgttataaCAATAGCTAGTGCTATAGTTGCACAAAATTTAAGTGACGATAGTTTTGGTTTAATATTTGGCATCAACACTTTAGTAGCACTGGTACTGCAGACCATTTTAACTTTGGTTGTTGTTACCGACTCTTTGGGTTTCGGCCTAGATCCCAGAAATCAATATATTGTTTATGGCTTTTATTTTGTAGCATTAGCTATCGTATATGCTTTAGCTGTAGTTGTAGGTCAAATagttaaatgttttagaaaatcgGATGAAATAAGTGTAAAATCAACGCAATAG
- the LOC111679058 gene encoding uncharacterized protein LOC111679058: MNTMNRYDLNLKLIQAVEKHDCIYNVKSAQYKKFAFKEHLWNTIGKEIGISSKEAKSKWKSVRDSYKRYKNKTNATNGYLKKYKYAEALKFLDQVVSYRPHKTFTLPTSDVEVSTELSSEEEFIYEQSTNGQTESNFDNCFDEIQDFSDTSSTKEVKAAAENIATKTSKILPITLNKDEDLTIDEKNGYIDGPNSSNSSEVDSMEQTKEKDLNKLLIEEVKKHDCIYNPQSRRYKHFSYKKHLWHKIGKRFGLPANVANKKWKSVKDSYRKSKIKLMTQSGFVKPYKYSKCLKFLDDYIECLPSLSRMFNEPEVSTDLSSDCDMLMVNSRKLKRRKTSCGKIPTNHLNSSSEENIESEQENQKTMTSRLFMVLANKVNEANLTPQQTNAIEFGVSSFVYSKLAEYIKK, translated from the exons ATGAATACTATGAATAGATATgatttaaatttgaaactaaTACAGGCAGTTGAAAAACACGATTGCATTTATAATGTAAAATCTgcacaatataaaaaattcgcCTTTAAGGAGCATCTATGGAATACAATTGGAAAAGAAATTGGCATTAGCA GTAAAGAAGCCAAAAGTAAGTGGAAGAGTGTCAGAGATAGTtacaaaagatataaaaataaaacaaatgctaCAAATGgatatcttaaaaaatataaatacgcagaggctttaaaatttttagaccAGGTTGTTAGCTATCGACC ACATAAAACGTTTACCTTGCCCACATCAGATGTGGAGGTTAGCACAGAACTATCCAGTGAGGAAGAATTTATATATGAACAATCAACTAACGGGCAAACGGAAAGTAATTTCGATAATTGTTTTGACGAAATCCAAGATTTTTCGGATACATCCTCTACAAAAGAAGTTAAAGCCGCAGCTGAAAATATTGCCACGAAAACCAGCAAAATATTACCTATAACTTTAAACAAAGATGAAGACTTAACAATAGATGAGAAAAACGGTTATATTGATGGACCAAATAGTAGCAATTCTTCTGAAGTAGATTCAATG GAGCAAACAAAAGAAAAGGATTTAAATAAGCTATTAATTGAAGAAGTTAAAAAACATGACTGTATTTACAATCCACAGTCTAGGagatacaaacatttttcatataaaaaacatttgtggCACAAAATTGGAAAAAGATTCGGCTTACCtg CTAATGTAGccaataaaaaatggaaaagcgTTAAAGATAGTTACCGGAAAAGTAAGATAAAATTAATGACTCAAAGCGGTTTTGTTAAACcatataaatattccaaatgTCTTAAATTCTTAGATGATTATATTGAATGCCTACC ATCCTTGAGCAGGATGTTTAATGAGCCAGAAGTGAGTACCGATTTGTCAAGCGATTGTGATATGCTCATGGTAAACTCAAGAAAgctcaaaagaagaaaaacaagttgtggaaaaataccaacaaatcATTTGAATTCATCATCTGAAGAAAATATAGAAAGCGAGcaagaaaatcaaaaaacaatGACATCCCGTTTGTTTATGGTACTAGCAAATAAAGTAAACGAAGCAAATTTAACCCCACAACAAACAAATGCTATTGAATTTGGTGTTAGTTCTTTTGTATATTCAAAATTAgcggaatatataaaaaaataa
- the LOC111679063 gene encoding magnesium transporter NIPA2, translating into MTSEAPQVGQSASALAGSSSTSSSINSSTPSLSELYAQTDFYIGVGLAISSCFFIGSSFIIKKKALIRLNRHGEVRASAGGFGYLKEWIWWAGLLTMGLGEAANFAAYAFAPASLVTPLGALSVIISAVMASRFLNEKLNLLGKLGCFLCIIGSTIIVLHSPKEKEIEDLEILFEKLQDPGFILYVIVIIGSTIFVACFIAPRHGHSNVVIYIFLCSGIGSLTVMSCKALGLAIRDTIAGKNDFATWMPWFLILITVTFIAIQMNYLNKALDIFNTGIVTPIYYVMFTTLVITASAILFKEFSHMRFEDILGDICGFLVVISAVFMLNAFKDLDISLNDVRGIMRPKMQRLNQFDEEVLVTDDSKERRFSYGSGDIYRKA; encoded by the exons ATGACAAGTGAAGCCCCTCAAGTGGGGCAATCAGCCTCTGCCTTGGCCGGTAGCAGTAGTACCTCATCTTCGATCAATTCATCAACGCCCTCTTTATCAGAACTTTATGCTCAGACTGATTTTTATATTGGAGTCGGTTTGGCTATTAGTTCGTGTTTCTTTATTGGATCgagttttattattaagaaaaaagcaCTAATACGTCTTAATCGTCATGGTGAAGTAAGAGCATCTGCTGGCGGATTTGGTTATCTTAAAGAGTGGATATGGTGGGCTGGTTTATTAACAA TGGGTCTGGGTGAAGCTGCCAATTTCGCAGCATATGCTTTTGCTCCCGCCTCACTTGTAACTCCGTTAGGCGCTTTAAGCGTTATAATCTCTGCAGTAATGGCTTCCAGATTTCtcaatgaaaaactaaatttacttGGTAAATTGGGTtgttttttgtgtattattgGTTCTACGATTATTGTTCTACATTCGCCCAAGGAGAAAGAAATTGAAGATTTAGAAATACTATTTGAAAAACTTCAAGATCCCGGTTTCATATTGTATGTCATTGTAATAATTGGTTCCACCATATTTGTAGCCTGTTTTATAGCACCTCGTCATGGTCATTCAAATGTTGtcatctatatatttttatgttcggGCATTGGTTCACTGACGGTTATGTCCTGCAAGGCTTTAGGTTTAGCCATACGTGACACTATAGCTGGAAAAAATGATTTTGCCACTTGGATGCCCTGGTTTTTGATATTGATAACCGTGACTTTTATAGCCATACAAATGAATTACTTAAATAAGGCATTGGATATATTTAATACGGGTATCGTAACACCCATTTATTATGTCATGTTTACCACGTTGGTTATAACCGCTTCGGCTATACTCTTTAAAGAATTTAGTCATATGCGTTTCGAAGATATATTGGGTGATATTTGTGGTTTTTTGGTAGTAATAAGCGCCGTATTTATGTTAAATGCCTTCAAGGATCTGGATATATCCCTTAATGATGTCCGTGGTATAATGCGTCCGAAAATGCAAAGACTTAATCAATTTGACGAAGAAGTTTTGGTAACGGATGATTCCAAAGAACGACGTTTCTCTTATGGTTCGGGTGACATTTACCGCAAGGCATGA